A window of Strix aluco isolate bStrAlu1 chromosome 2, bStrAlu1.hap1, whole genome shotgun sequence contains these coding sequences:
- the SLITRK5 gene encoding SLIT and NTRK-like protein 5 isoform X2, with protein sequence MLLCCFFFFFFFLLILTGNKMYACCSTVTLEQDLNKKMHIWMLQTIAFALTSLVLSWAESIEYYGEICDNACPCEEKDSILTVSCENRGIISLFEISPPRFPVYHLLLSGNLLNRLYPNQFVNYTGASILHLGSNDIQDIETGAFHGLRGLRRLHLNNNKLELLRDDTFLGLESLEYLQVDYNYISVIEPNAFSKLHLLQVLILNDNLLSSLPNNLFRFVPLTHLDLRGNRLKLLPYVGLLQHMDKVVELQLEENPWNCSCELIALKDWLDSISYSALVGDVVCETPFRLHGRDLDEVSKQELCPRRLISDYEMRPQTPLSTTGYFHTTPASVNSVATSSSAVYKSPLKPPKGTRQPNKTRVRPTSRLPSKDLGYSNYGPSIAYQTKSPVPLECPTACTCNLQISDLGLNVNCQERKIESISELQPKPYNPKKMYLTENYIALVRRADFVDATGLDLLHLGNNRISVIQDRAFGDLTNLRRLYLNGNRIERLSPELFYGLQSLQYLFLQYNVIREIEAGTFDSVPNLQLLFLNNNLLRSLPGNIFSGLSLYRLSLRSNHFSYLPVSGVLDQLKSLLQIDLHENPWDCTCDVVGMKLWLEQLNTGVLVDQVICESPKKFAQSDMRAVRAELLCPDYSDIVVSTPTPSPGQLPARTSPSSSTVRLNGTAAAGGSAPAGGAGGGSSSVPLSVLILSLLLVFIMSVFVAAGLFVLVMKRRKKGQGDHASANNSDVSSFNMQYSVYSGGHHHHHHHRGAALPKVKTPAGHVYEYIPHPLGHMCKNPIYRSREGNAGEDYKDLHELKVTYSSHPLQPGGGAPPPPPPPPPAPGGEDAPARSPAYSVSTIEPREELLSPVQDADRFYRGILEPEKHSSSSTLGTPGSTLPDYPKLPAAYTYSPNYDLRRAHQYLHPGPGDGRLRETVLYSPPSTVYVEPNRNEYLELKAKLNAEPDYLEVLEKQTTFSQF encoded by the exons ATGCtattatgctgctttttttttttttttttttttctccttatccttacaggaaataaaatgtaCGCTTGCTGCTCTACAGTAACTTTGGAACAGGACCTCAACAAAAAAATGCATATCTGGATGCTGCAGACGATCGCGTTTGCTTTAACATCGCTAGTCCTTTCGTGGGCAGAAAGCATCGAGTATTATGGGGAAATCTGTGATAATGCATGTCCTTGTGAGGAGAAGGACAGCATCTTAACAGTGAGCTGTGAAAACAGAGGGATCATCAGCCTTTTTGAGATCAGTCCGCCAAGGTTCCCTGTCTACCACCTCTTGTTGTCTGGGAACCTTTTGAACAGGCTGTACCCAAACCAGTTTGTCAATTACACAGGGGCTTCGATTTTGCATCTGGGGAGCAATGACATACAAGACATTGAAACTGGGGCCTTTCATGGTCTGAGAGGTTTAAGAAGGCTGCACCTGAACAATAACAAGCTGGAACTTTTACGGGATGACACTTTCCTTGGACTAGAGAGTTTGGAATACCTACAGGTTGATTATAATTACATTAGCGTCATTGAACCCAATGCCTTCAGCAAACTGCATTTGCTGCAGGTGCTGATTCTCAATGATAACCTCCTCTCCAGTTTGCCCAACAACCTTTTCCGTTTTGTGCCCTTAACTCACCTGGACCTGAGGGGTAACCGGCTGAAGCTGTTGCCCTATGTGGGCCTTTTGCAGCACATGGATAAAGTggtggagctgcagctggaggaaaaCCCCTGGAATTGCTCTTGTGAGTTGATTGCTCTAAAGGATTGGCTGGACAGCATCTCCTACTCTGCTCTGGTGGGAGATGTGGTTTGTGAGACCCCTTTCCGCTTACATGGTCGAGACTTGGATGAAGTCTCCAAGCAGGAGCTTTGCCCCAGGAGGCTCATCTCGGATTATGAAATGAGACCGCAGACACCACTGAGCACCACAGGGTATTTCCACACTACCCCAGCCTCGGTCAACTCCGTTGCCACTTCTTCTTCAGCTGTTTACAAATCCCCCCTGAAGCCCCCCAAAGGGACCCGTCAACCCAACAAGACGAGGGTGCGCCCCACCTCCCGCTTGCCCTCAAAAGACCTGGGATACAGCAACTATGGCCCCAGCATTGCCTACCAGACCAAATCCCCGGTGCCTTTGGAGTGCCCCACTGCCTGCACTTGCAACTTGCAGATTTCTGACCTGGGCCTCAATGTCAATTGTCAGGAGAGGAAGATTGAGAGCATTTCTGAACTGCAGCCCAAACCCTATAATCCCAAGAAGATGTATCTGACGGAAAACTACATTGCTTTGGTACGCAGGGCAGATTTTGTGGATGCCACTGGGTTGGATTTGCTGCATTTGGGCAATAATCGGATCTCGGTCATTCAGGACCGGGCTTTTGGGGATTTAACGAATTTGCGAAGGCTTTACCTGAATGGGAACCGGATCGAGCGGCTGAGCCCAGAGTTGTTCTATGGGCTGCAAAGCCTGCAGTACCTCTTTCTGCAGTACAACGTCATCCGGGAGATAGAGGCGGGCACCTTTGACTCCGTCCCCAACCTTCAGCTCTTGTTTCTGAACAACAATCTGCTGAGGTCTTTGCCGGGGAACATTTTTTCTGGTCTGTCTCTCTACAGGCTGAGCCTGCGGAGCAACCACTTCTCCTACCTGCCAGTGAGCGGGGTGCTGGACCAGCTGAAATCCCTGCTGCAGATCGACCTGCACGAGAACCCCTGGGACTGCACCTGCGACGTGGTGGGCATGAAGCTGTGGCTGGAGCAGCTCAACACCGGTGTCCTGGTGGACCAGGTCATCTGCGAGTCCCCCAAGAAGTTCGCGCAGAGCGACATGCGGGCCGTCCGGGCGGAGCTGCTGTGCCCCGACTACTCGGACATCGTCGTCTCCACGCCCACGCCGTCCCCGGGCCAGCTGCCGGCCAGGACCAGCCCCTCCTCGTCCACCGTGCGCCTCAACGGcacggcggcggccggcggctccgcgcccgcgggcggcgccggcggcggcagcTCCTCGGTGCCGCTCTCGGTGCTGATCCTCAGCCTGCTGCTCGTCTTCATCATGTCCGTCTTCGTGGCGGCGGGGCTCTTCGTCCTGGTGATGAAGCGGCGCAAGAAGGGCCAGGGCGACCACGCCAGCGCCAACAACTCCGACGTCAGCTCCTTCAACATGCAGTACAGCGTCTACAGCGGcggccaccaccaccaccaccaccacc ggggcgcggcgctCCCCAAGGTGAAGACCCCCGCCGGCCACGTCTACGAGTACATCCCGCACCCCCTGGGCCACATGTGCAAAAACCCCATCTACCGCTCCCGGGAGGGCAACGCGGGCGAGGATTACAAAGACCTCCACGAGCTCAAGGTCACCTACAGCAGCCACCCCCTGCAACCCGGggggggggcgccgccgccgccgccgccgccgccgccggcccccggcgGGGAGGACGCGCCCGCGCGCAGCCCCGCGTACAGCGTGAGCACCATCGAGCCGCGGGAGGAGCTGCTCTCCCCGGTGCAAGACGCCGATCGCTTTTACAGGGGCATTTTGGAGCCCGAGAaacactcctcctcctccacgcTGGGCACACCCGGCTCCACCCTCCCCGACTACCCCAAGCTCCCCGCCGCCTACACCTACTCCCCCAACTATGACCTTAGGCGCGCCCACCAGTACTTGCACCCGGGGCCGGGGGACGGCAGGCTCCGGGAGACGGTGCTCTACAGCCCCCCGAGTACTGTCTATGTAGAGCCCAACAGGAACGAGTACCTGGAGCTAAAAGCAAAACTAAACGCAGAGCCGGACTACCTCGAAGTGCTGGAAAAACAGACCACATTCAGCCAGTTCTGA
- the SLITRK5 gene encoding SLIT and NTRK-like protein 5 isoform X1, which produces MYACCSTVTLEQDLNKKMHIWMLQTIAFALTSLVLSWAESIEYYGEICDNACPCEEKDSILTVSCENRGIISLFEISPPRFPVYHLLLSGNLLNRLYPNQFVNYTGASILHLGSNDIQDIETGAFHGLRGLRRLHLNNNKLELLRDDTFLGLESLEYLQVDYNYISVIEPNAFSKLHLLQVLILNDNLLSSLPNNLFRFVPLTHLDLRGNRLKLLPYVGLLQHMDKVVELQLEENPWNCSCELIALKDWLDSISYSALVGDVVCETPFRLHGRDLDEVSKQELCPRRLISDYEMRPQTPLSTTGYFHTTPASVNSVATSSSAVYKSPLKPPKGTRQPNKTRVRPTSRLPSKDLGYSNYGPSIAYQTKSPVPLECPTACTCNLQISDLGLNVNCQERKIESISELQPKPYNPKKMYLTENYIALVRRADFVDATGLDLLHLGNNRISVIQDRAFGDLTNLRRLYLNGNRIERLSPELFYGLQSLQYLFLQYNVIREIEAGTFDSVPNLQLLFLNNNLLRSLPGNIFSGLSLYRLSLRSNHFSYLPVSGVLDQLKSLLQIDLHENPWDCTCDVVGMKLWLEQLNTGVLVDQVICESPKKFAQSDMRAVRAELLCPDYSDIVVSTPTPSPGQLPARTSPSSSTVRLNGTAAAGGSAPAGGAGGGSSSVPLSVLILSLLLVFIMSVFVAAGLFVLVMKRRKKGQGDHASANNSDVSSFNMQYSVYSGGHHHHHHHPHLQQHPPQRGGGGGGGGGGGAALPKVKTPAGHVYEYIPHPLGHMCKNPIYRSREGNAGEDYKDLHELKVTYSSHPLQPGGGAPPPPPPPPPAPGGEDAPARSPAYSVSTIEPREELLSPVQDADRFYRGILEPEKHSSSSTLGTPGSTLPDYPKLPAAYTYSPNYDLRRAHQYLHPGPGDGRLRETVLYSPPSTVYVEPNRNEYLELKAKLNAEPDYLEVLEKQTTFSQF; this is translated from the coding sequence atgtaCGCTTGCTGCTCTACAGTAACTTTGGAACAGGACCTCAACAAAAAAATGCATATCTGGATGCTGCAGACGATCGCGTTTGCTTTAACATCGCTAGTCCTTTCGTGGGCAGAAAGCATCGAGTATTATGGGGAAATCTGTGATAATGCATGTCCTTGTGAGGAGAAGGACAGCATCTTAACAGTGAGCTGTGAAAACAGAGGGATCATCAGCCTTTTTGAGATCAGTCCGCCAAGGTTCCCTGTCTACCACCTCTTGTTGTCTGGGAACCTTTTGAACAGGCTGTACCCAAACCAGTTTGTCAATTACACAGGGGCTTCGATTTTGCATCTGGGGAGCAATGACATACAAGACATTGAAACTGGGGCCTTTCATGGTCTGAGAGGTTTAAGAAGGCTGCACCTGAACAATAACAAGCTGGAACTTTTACGGGATGACACTTTCCTTGGACTAGAGAGTTTGGAATACCTACAGGTTGATTATAATTACATTAGCGTCATTGAACCCAATGCCTTCAGCAAACTGCATTTGCTGCAGGTGCTGATTCTCAATGATAACCTCCTCTCCAGTTTGCCCAACAACCTTTTCCGTTTTGTGCCCTTAACTCACCTGGACCTGAGGGGTAACCGGCTGAAGCTGTTGCCCTATGTGGGCCTTTTGCAGCACATGGATAAAGTggtggagctgcagctggaggaaaaCCCCTGGAATTGCTCTTGTGAGTTGATTGCTCTAAAGGATTGGCTGGACAGCATCTCCTACTCTGCTCTGGTGGGAGATGTGGTTTGTGAGACCCCTTTCCGCTTACATGGTCGAGACTTGGATGAAGTCTCCAAGCAGGAGCTTTGCCCCAGGAGGCTCATCTCGGATTATGAAATGAGACCGCAGACACCACTGAGCACCACAGGGTATTTCCACACTACCCCAGCCTCGGTCAACTCCGTTGCCACTTCTTCTTCAGCTGTTTACAAATCCCCCCTGAAGCCCCCCAAAGGGACCCGTCAACCCAACAAGACGAGGGTGCGCCCCACCTCCCGCTTGCCCTCAAAAGACCTGGGATACAGCAACTATGGCCCCAGCATTGCCTACCAGACCAAATCCCCGGTGCCTTTGGAGTGCCCCACTGCCTGCACTTGCAACTTGCAGATTTCTGACCTGGGCCTCAATGTCAATTGTCAGGAGAGGAAGATTGAGAGCATTTCTGAACTGCAGCCCAAACCCTATAATCCCAAGAAGATGTATCTGACGGAAAACTACATTGCTTTGGTACGCAGGGCAGATTTTGTGGATGCCACTGGGTTGGATTTGCTGCATTTGGGCAATAATCGGATCTCGGTCATTCAGGACCGGGCTTTTGGGGATTTAACGAATTTGCGAAGGCTTTACCTGAATGGGAACCGGATCGAGCGGCTGAGCCCAGAGTTGTTCTATGGGCTGCAAAGCCTGCAGTACCTCTTTCTGCAGTACAACGTCATCCGGGAGATAGAGGCGGGCACCTTTGACTCCGTCCCCAACCTTCAGCTCTTGTTTCTGAACAACAATCTGCTGAGGTCTTTGCCGGGGAACATTTTTTCTGGTCTGTCTCTCTACAGGCTGAGCCTGCGGAGCAACCACTTCTCCTACCTGCCAGTGAGCGGGGTGCTGGACCAGCTGAAATCCCTGCTGCAGATCGACCTGCACGAGAACCCCTGGGACTGCACCTGCGACGTGGTGGGCATGAAGCTGTGGCTGGAGCAGCTCAACACCGGTGTCCTGGTGGACCAGGTCATCTGCGAGTCCCCCAAGAAGTTCGCGCAGAGCGACATGCGGGCCGTCCGGGCGGAGCTGCTGTGCCCCGACTACTCGGACATCGTCGTCTCCACGCCCACGCCGTCCCCGGGCCAGCTGCCGGCCAGGACCAGCCCCTCCTCGTCCACCGTGCGCCTCAACGGcacggcggcggccggcggctccgcgcccgcgggcggcgccggcggcggcagcTCCTCGGTGCCGCTCTCGGTGCTGATCCTCAGCCTGCTGCTCGTCTTCATCATGTCCGTCTTCGTGGCGGCGGGGCTCTTCGTCCTGGTGATGAAGCGGCGCAAGAAGGGCCAGGGCGACCACGCCAGCGCCAACAACTCCGACGTCAGCTCCTTCAACATGCAGTACAGCGTCTACAGCGGcggccaccaccaccaccaccaccacccccacctccagcagcacccgccccagcgcggcggcggggggggcggcggcggcggggggggcgcggcgctCCCCAAGGTGAAGACCCCCGCCGGCCACGTCTACGAGTACATCCCGCACCCCCTGGGCCACATGTGCAAAAACCCCATCTACCGCTCCCGGGAGGGCAACGCGGGCGAGGATTACAAAGACCTCCACGAGCTCAAGGTCACCTACAGCAGCCACCCCCTGCAACCCGGggggggggcgccgccgccgccgccgccgccgccgccggcccccggcgGGGAGGACGCGCCCGCGCGCAGCCCCGCGTACAGCGTGAGCACCATCGAGCCGCGGGAGGAGCTGCTCTCCCCGGTGCAAGACGCCGATCGCTTTTACAGGGGCATTTTGGAGCCCGAGAaacactcctcctcctccacgcTGGGCACACCCGGCTCCACCCTCCCCGACTACCCCAAGCTCCCCGCCGCCTACACCTACTCCCCCAACTATGACCTTAGGCGCGCCCACCAGTACTTGCACCCGGGGCCGGGGGACGGCAGGCTCCGGGAGACGGTGCTCTACAGCCCCCCGAGTACTGTCTATGTAGAGCCCAACAGGAACGAGTACCTGGAGCTAAAAGCAAAACTAAACGCAGAGCCGGACTACCTCGAAGTGCTGGAAAAACAGACCACATTCAGCCAGTTCTGA